The nucleotide window CACGGTCTTGCTGAGTACCGTGCCTTCCGGTGCGCGAGATTCTTCCTGTCCGTGCGCCGGCACGGTTCCAACAATAGTAAGGGCCACGGCAACCGCCAGAAGGGCGGTCCACCAATGTGAAGATAACATGAGCAAATCCCCGTAAGTTCTGAGTTCGTCATTGCGGGACGCGGTCTATTCCAGCACGTAAAGCGCGCGCCTGATGCCATTTGACATTGTACAGGTACGATGCCCTAGCCTGATAGCACCTTCTATATCTGGCCCGATGGATACCCTGACCGTGCAAATAGGCGATGACCACAGCGACCTCCGTTCCGAGGGCGACCTAAACCTTTCCGACGCACGGCTTCGCTGGCAGGCCGAACACCTGGACCGGGATACCCGCACCCTGCTGGACGAAGACGCCGCGGTGTTCCTGCACCAGTCCCTCTCCACGCCCTGCCTGAACGCGCTGGAAAGCTGCGAAGGCCCTCATATCGTGGATACCCAGGGGCGGCGCATCTTCGATTTCCACGGCAATTCTCTGCATCAGGTGGGCCATGCAAACCCGAAGGTCATCGAAGCCATCCAGCGGCAACTGGCCGAGCTGGCCTTCTGCCCACGGCGCTACACCAACCGACCGGCCATCGATCTCGCGAAAAAGCTCGTGGAAAAAGCACCCGGCGATCTCAGCCGCGTCCTTTTCGCGCCAGGGGGCACCTCCGCCATCGGCATGGCCCTCAAGCTCGCCCGCGCCGCCACCGGCCGCTACAAGACCATTTCCATGTGGGATTCCTTCCATGGCGCCTCCCTCGACGCCATCTCCATAGGCGGCGAGGCCATATTCCGGAAGGGAATCGGTCCCTTGATGCCGGGAACGGAGCACGTGCCCCCGCCCGACCCCGCGAGTTGCCCTTTCAAATGCGGGACGGTCTGCACCCTCCAGTGCGCGGACTATATCGAGTATGTGCTCGAAAAAGAGGGCGATGTCGCCGCCGTCATCTCGGAGACGGTTCGCAGCACGCCCTATATTCCGCCGCCGGACTACTGGAAGCGCGTCCGTGCCGCCTGCGATCGCCACGGCGCTCTGCTGATTCTCGACGAAATCCCCACCTGCCTCGGGCGGACCGGCACCTTCTACACCCACGAGCACTACGGTATCGTCCCCGATATGGTCGTCATCGGCAAGGGACTCGGCGGCGGCGTCTTCCCCCTGGCCGCCCTCCTCGCCCGGGAGCACCTGAACAGCGCCATGCCCGAGCGCGCCCTCGGCCACTACACCCACGAAAAGAATCCCGTCGCCTGCGCCGCCGCATTGGCCACGATAGCCTTCATCGAAGAGAACGACCTCCTCGAGCACGTGACGGAACTGGGGACTTACACCCTGGAGCGTCTGCGCGGGTTGCAGGAAGAATTTCCGTGCATCGGCGACGTGCGTGGACTCGGCCTGCTGCTGGGTGTCGCCATCGTCGAGCCCGGGACCGCTAAGCCCGCCCCCGCGCATGCGGAGAAAATCCTCTATGCCGCCCTCAGTCGCGGATTGAGCTTCAAAGTCAGCATGGGCAACGTGCTCACCCTCGCGCCCGCGCTCACCATCACGCGGGAGCAAATGGACGAGGCGCTGGGGATATTGGCGCAAAGCCTCTCTTCTACTTGAAGTTCCGCAGTCAACGAAAACTATATTGACCACGGAGTTCGCGGAGGCACGGAGAAGTATGAGAGGTGAGATCACCGCGCTCAAATCAATGCGTATGAGATGACAGGGTCACCCCCCACTTTTCTTCTCAGTGCCTCCGTGTCTCCGTGTTCATTTCGTGACTTATTTTTTCGGTCGAAGCCCCAACCCCTTGTGTTGCTCGGAATCCCTTCTCTATACTGTGGCGTACCCTTTCGGGCCCGATTGCAGCAAGGCGGGGCCTGCCAATTCAGGATTCTCTTATCTTTATGAAACGCATTCTCGTCACCGGCGCCGCCGGTTTCATCGGCTCCCATCTGGTGGACACGTTGCTCGCGCGGGGCGACGAAGTCCTTGGTGTGGACAGTTTCAATACCTACTACGATCCCGCCATCAAGCGGCGCAATCTCTCCCAGGCCGAGGGTATGGACCGCTTCAGCCTGAGCGAGATCGACATCTGCGACGAAGCCGCCCTGCGCGCGGTCTTCGCGGCGTTCCAGCCCGAGGTGGTGGTCCATCTGGCGGCGCGTGCGGGCGTACGGCCTTCCCTGCAGGACCCCAATCTCTATCACCGCGTGAACGTCATCGGCGGCCAGCACATCCTCGATGCCTGCCGCGATTTCAAGCCCTCGCACCTGGTCTTCGCGTCGAGTTCGTCGGTCTACGGCGGCAGCAAAGAGGTGCCCTTCCGCGAGACGGACCCCGTGATGACGCCCGTGAGCCCCTATGCCGCCACCAAGCGCATGAACGAACTTCAGGCGCATGTCTACCACCACATTTACGGCGTGCGCACGACCATGCTTCGCTTCTTCACCGTCTACGGGCCCCGTCAGCGCCCCGATATGGCCATCCATAAATTCACAAAGATGATCCTCGCGGGGGAGCCCATCCCCATGTTCGGCGACGGCTCCACCTATCGCGACTACACCTACATCGACGATATCATCGACGGCGTCGTGCGCTGCGTCGACACACCCTTCGACTACGAGATTTTCAACCTCGGCGAAAGCCATACCACCAGCCTGCGTGAATTGATTACGCTCATCGAACGCCACACGGGTCGCGAGGCCATCATCGACGAGCAGCCCATGCAGGCGGGCGATGTGGAAAAGACCTACGCCAACGTGGATCACGCCGGAGAAAAGCTGGGCTACGCCCCGCGCTTTACCATGGACGAAGGCATCAAACGCTTCGTGACTTGGTATCAAGATCAGAATGAATCCTCATCCGCGGTCACAACCTGAAGACGGAGCGTATTCATGCCCGACCACGCACCCCGCGCCATTATCACCGGCATCACCGGCCAGGACGGCTCCTACCTCGCCGAACTCCTTTTGGACAAAGGCTATGAGGTCTACGGCCTCGTGCGCCGCTCCAGCACGGAGAAATTTGAGCGCATCAATCACATCAAAGATCGCGTAAAGCTGATTCAGGCCGATCTGGCGGACCAGGTTTCGCTCATCGAGGCCGTGGGAAGCATTCGCCCCCGCGAGGTGTACAACCTGGCCGCACAGTCTTTCGTGCCCGTATCCTGGAACCAGCCCCTGCTCACCGGCGACATCACGGCCCTGGGCGTGACCCGAATCCTCGAAGCCGTGCGCTACGTGAACAAGGACATTCGCTTCTATCAGGCATCCTCCAGCGAGATGTTCGGCCATGTGCGCGAGACGCCCCAGACTGAATCGACGCCCTTCTACCCCCGCAGTCCCTATGGCGTGGCCAAGGTCTACGGTCACTGGATTACCGTGAACTATCGCGAAAGCTACGACATGTACGCCTGCTCCGGGATCCTCTTCAATCACGAGTCGCCCCGGCGCGGCCTCGAATTTGTCACGCGCAAGATTACCGACGGCGTTGCCCGCATCAAGTTGGGCCTGCAATCGGAATTGCGCCTCGGCAACCTGGACGCGAAGCGCGACTGGGGCTATGCCGGTGATTATGTCCGCGCCATGTGGCTCATGCTTCAGCAGGACACGCCCGACGACTACGTTATCGCCACGGAAGAGACCCACAGCGTGCGGGAATTCTGCGAGCTTGCCTTCGCCCGCGCGGGCCTGAATTACGACGCCTATGTCAAAGTCGACCCGAAATTTTACCGGCCTGCGGAAGTTCATGTGTTGCTCGGCGACTGCACCAAGGCGCGAAAACAACTAGGCTGGGTGCCGGAATGCAGCTTCGCGGAACTGGTTAATCGCATGGTCGACGCCGATCTGGCCCGCGTCCAGGCCGAAATCGACAACCGCATCGTCACGGTATGAGCAGGCGCGCACTGATCACCGGCGCGGGCGGCTTCGTGGGCACGCGCCTCGCGCGCCATCTGGAAACCCAGGGCTGGGAGGTGGTGCGCAGCGGTTTCCCCGCCGTCGACGGCATGCTGCCCTGTGATTTTCAGGACGAAATCGCGGTGCGTGCGCTGGTTGCCGATGCGGGCCCCTTGACCCACGTGTTCCACCTGGCCGCCATCGCCTTTGTCCCCGATGCCGAACGCGACCCCGTGCGCGCCATGGACGTGAACCTCAACGGAACCATCCGGCTGTGCAGCGCGCTTCGCGCACTGGCCGCGCCGCCACGCCTCGTTTTTATCAGCAGTGCCGAGATTTATGGGCCGCCCGTGGACCTGCCCGTCACCGAGGCCCATCCGATCAATCCAGCCAACACCTACGCCATCAGCAAGGCCGCCGCCGACTACTACTGCGCCAATCTTTCACGTGCGCGCGCATTGGATATCGTGCGCATGCGCCCCTTCAATCACGCGGGACCTGGCCAGGCCGACAGCTATGTCCTCTCCAGCTTCGCGCGGCAGATCGCCGAGATCGAAGCCGGCCTCCGCGAGCCGATCCTGTCCACCGGAAATTTAGAAGCGGCCCGGGATTTTCTTCACGTGGACGATGTGCTCCGTGCCTACGAAGCCGCCGCGCTCCGCGGCGCGCCGGGCGATGTATTCAATGTGTGCTCGAGCCGTCCGCAACC belongs to Candidatus Hydrogenedentota bacterium and includes:
- a CDS encoding aspartate aminotransferase family protein; its protein translation is MDTLTVQIGDDHSDLRSEGDLNLSDARLRWQAEHLDRDTRTLLDEDAAVFLHQSLSTPCLNALESCEGPHIVDTQGRRIFDFHGNSLHQVGHANPKVIEAIQRQLAELAFCPRRYTNRPAIDLAKKLVEKAPGDLSRVLFAPGGTSAIGMALKLARAATGRYKTISMWDSFHGASLDAISIGGEAIFRKGIGPLMPGTEHVPPPDPASCPFKCGTVCTLQCADYIEYVLEKEGDVAAVISETVRSTPYIPPPDYWKRVRAACDRHGALLILDEIPTCLGRTGTFYTHEHYGIVPDMVVIGKGLGGGVFPLAALLAREHLNSAMPERALGHYTHEKNPVACAAALATIAFIEENDLLEHVTELGTYTLERLRGLQEEFPCIGDVRGLGLLLGVAIVEPGTAKPAPAHAEKILYAALSRGLSFKVSMGNVLTLAPALTITREQMDEALGILAQSLSST
- a CDS encoding GDP-mannose 4,6-dehydratase, with the translated sequence MKRILVTGAAGFIGSHLVDTLLARGDEVLGVDSFNTYYDPAIKRRNLSQAEGMDRFSLSEIDICDEAALRAVFAAFQPEVVVHLAARAGVRPSLQDPNLYHRVNVIGGQHILDACRDFKPSHLVFASSSSVYGGSKEVPFRETDPVMTPVSPYAATKRMNELQAHVYHHIYGVRTTMLRFFTVYGPRQRPDMAIHKFTKMILAGEPIPMFGDGSTYRDYTYIDDIIDGVVRCVDTPFDYEIFNLGESHTTSLRELITLIERHTGREAIIDEQPMQAGDVEKTYANVDHAGEKLGYAPRFTMDEGIKRFVTWYQDQNESSSAVTT
- the gmd gene encoding GDP-mannose 4,6-dehydratase — protein: MPDHAPRAIITGITGQDGSYLAELLLDKGYEVYGLVRRSSTEKFERINHIKDRVKLIQADLADQVSLIEAVGSIRPREVYNLAAQSFVPVSWNQPLLTGDITALGVTRILEAVRYVNKDIRFYQASSSEMFGHVRETPQTESTPFYPRSPYGVAKVYGHWITVNYRESYDMYACSGILFNHESPRRGLEFVTRKITDGVARIKLGLQSELRLGNLDAKRDWGYAGDYVRAMWLMLQQDTPDDYVIATEETHSVREFCELAFARAGLNYDAYVKVDPKFYRPAEVHVLLGDCTKARKQLGWVPECSFAELVNRMVDADLARVQAEIDNRIVTV
- a CDS encoding GDP-mannose 4,6-dehydratase: MSRRALITGAGGFVGTRLARHLETQGWEVVRSGFPAVDGMLPCDFQDEIAVRALVADAGPLTHVFHLAAIAFVPDAERDPVRAMDVNLNGTIRLCSALRALAAPPRLVFISSAEIYGPPVDLPVTEAHPINPANTYAISKAAADYYCANLSRARALDIVRMRPFNHAGPGQADSYVLSSFARQIAEIEAGLREPILSTGNLEAARDFLHVDDVLRAYEAAALRGAPGDVFNVCSSRPQPIQFALNQLLAMSGATIEVRQDPARMRPSDVPESYGSVAQLTAATGWRPEIAFEKLLADLLAYWRAALATRPVK